DNA sequence from the Deltaproteobacteria bacterium genome:
CCACGATCATGGCCATCCAACCCGGGTTTTGCAACGATAATTTTTATCTTCTTTTCTGCCATTGTAAGTCACCTCCACACATCATGAAATAAATTCCTTGGGTCGATACTGCCCGAATACATCGCGCCACACGTCACACACTTCGCCGACGGTAGCCCCGGCCTTCACCACCTCAATAACAGTCGGCATTACGTTCGTATCTGTCTTTGATACTTCACGCAGTTTATCCAG
Encoded proteins:
- a CDS encoding methylmalonyl-CoA mutase family protein — translated: NKYTMEEPPVTDLLRVDMKVGEEKAVELKEWRAKRDNAVWKKALDKLREVSKTDTNVMPTVIEVVKAGATVGEVCDVWRDVFGQYRPKEFIS